The genomic DNA CCAGATCGTATGTAAGTTCCTATATCGAAATTTTCACTTGTTACAATAATTTACCCTCAATTCCTAAAAGTTATAAAGAGAAGAAATAAAAATTGTGGATAAAAATAAATAGTCATAGGAACTGGTTATCATAGGAACTGGTTAACAATAAATTCTGCACTTGCCAACGGATCTATTTTAAGTTGAAATTTCCTCATTCGATCATATAAAGATTTCATCTCTTCGGGAGAGAAAAGTAATTTTTCAATCACTTTATCGAGATTAGTTATGTCATCAATTTTTATAGCTAGATGATTATTTACTAAAAACTCACAATTTTTTTCCTCATGACCTGGGAATGGTTGATAAATATACATTGGAAGGCCCTTTGACATTGCTTCAAAACAGGTCAATCCACCTGCTTTTGTAATAAGTAAATCAGTTGCTTCCATCCACTCATCAATGAGATCAACAAACCCTAAAATCCGGACATGGGGATGATGAAATTTTTCATTTCTTGATAAAGTTCTTCTTAATGTTTCATTATTCCCAGTACAAATTATTATCTGAATATTTTCTTTCCATTTTAAAAGGGCATGGGAAAGTTCTTTGATTCCTCCTAATCCTAAACCTCCTCCCATGACCATAACTGAAGGAATATTTTTCAACCTTAATTTTTTTCGCATTTCTTGTTTATTTTTCTTAATCCAAAAATTAGATCTTATAGGCATGCCTGTAACTGCAATATGATTTTTTGGAACTCCCATATTGATTAATTGATTATACGCATCCTCACTCGATACTAAATAAACATCTACCTCAGAATGAACCCATGCCCCGTGAACATGAAAATCTGTTAACACCGTACAAAGAGTAAACGGATACCCTAGTCTCTTTAGTCGCGATATAGATGAGGTAGTAAATGGATGTGTACAGATGATAAGGTTAGGTTTTTCTTGTTCAAGAAGATCTTCAATTTGTCTATGAAACATTAGATAAATGATAAATTTCTTCCAATTGGATAGAGGAACGTTGTGTTTATAATGATACATTTTTCTCCATAATGATGGTGACAGTGAGTTCATTTTAAGATAAGAACCTACTAAAAGTTTTGTAGTAATAGGATGAAGTACCTGTCCTGCCTCTAATATTTGTGTATGTATAGAAGGAGCAAGATGAGAAATTCCTTGCATCAACGCTTCTGCAGCTTTTGTATGGCCATTCCCAATACATTCAGATAAAATAATTACTTTTTTATTCACGGTGTACACCCTTTTTCCGTTGTTGATTTAGAATTAGTTTGTTTTTTGAAAAGATTTACTATTCTACTTAGAGGTGAGGATTTTTTGGAAATTAAGATCATGACCTACAACATTCATCATGACAGGTGAATTGATAAATGAATGGATCTTTACAGAATTGCTGAAGTGATTGCAAAAAGTGATGCAGACATCATTGGTCTTAACGAAGTTGATAGACATTTTTCTACTATTCTCATCCAATGATAATCATGGAGATTGTAATATGAGGCCCAGATCAAGAGGGTGGAGGAAAATAACCAATGAGTATCAAGACGTTTAGCACCTTGCAGGCAATGGAGAAGGATATACTTATCCATCGCTTTGATCAAGTTTAAGATTGGACTATATATTTGTCAGTTCCAATATATGGGTTATTGAAGCAGAAGTTGTAACAAAAATACCAAAAGAAACTGACCACTTACCGTTAAAAGCAACACTTTCTTCTAGCTAATAAGTTCAGAAAAATTTATAAAAGAAAAGAATATTTTCAATATGACAATTATAATTGTTTGTAAAATATTCAATAATAAAACAAATAAGTTAAGTTTTTTATGGAAAGGAGAATGAATGATGATATCAACCCATTCTCAGGAAAAAAGAATTATCATGCTTATTATTGACACATTAATGGATTCCTCCTTACAAGCTGCGATAAAGAGTGGAAAAGCTCCTGCCTTACAATTTTTTATTGAAAATGGCCGTTATTTTTCTAATCTTGTTAGTCCGTTTCCGACAATGTCAGTCAATGTCGATAGTACGTTATTAACGGGTGTATCCTGTGATAAACACAAAGTTCCAGGCTTAGTTTGGTATAACCAAAAAGAAAAAAGAATTGTTAATTACGGAAGCCATGTTAGAGAACTCATTAAACTGGGATTAAAGCAATTCATGGAAGACATATTCTATAATATAAATCATGAACATTTAAGCAAGCAGCATAAAACAATTCATGAAATTTTAAAAGATAAGGGAATTCAAACTGCTTCAATAAATGCCCTTTTATATAGGGGAAGTAACCCTAGCGAATTGAAAATACCTTTTCTCTTATCGTTGTTTACAGGGTTAAATAGGAAGGTAAAGTCGTATTCACCGGATTTATTCTCATATGGAGCAATGCATAGACTAAACCCTTTAAAAAAGAATTCTCTTTTTTGGCAAAAGTATGGATTCAACGATAAATTTTCAGCAAATGAACTAAAATATCTTATAAGTCAAAACAAACTACCTGCTTTTACGATCGCTTATTTTCCTGATTTAGATCAAAGTATACATAAAAATGGGAGAACTGATATAAAAGGAATTCAAAAGGTAGATAAAGAATTACAAAAAGTCCTAAATCAGTATCAGTCATGGGATGATGCTCTTGCCAACAACATCTGGATTATTCTTGGTGATAATGGTCAAGCGTGGATCGATAAAAATCGTAATAAAGCTTTAATAGATTTAAGAAAGCTTTTAAGCCCATATCAAATAGTAAAGTTAAACAAGGGGATTACTCCACAAGATGAAATTGTTCTAAGTGTTAACGAGAGAATGTCTTTTATCTATTCTCTTGACACCCAAAAGGTGCCTTTAGACGATATAGCAAGGATACTGCAAACAGATAATCGAATTGATGTTATTGCATTAAAAAGGGAAAAAACGATAACAGTAACATCTGGGATTCATGGTGGTTATTTCCATTTTCATCCTGAAGGGGATTTTGTTGATGAGTATGGACAATCTTGGTATATAGAGGGGAATAATGAGATATTAGATCTCGAAATTATGAATAAAAGAATCAAATATGGTGATTACCCTGATGCATTGGCAAGGTTATATGCTCCATTTTTCTCACATGAAGGTAAATACATTATTGTAAGTGCAAAACCTGGTCATGAATTCATAGGTGAGGGCTCTCCTACACATGTTGGTGGTGCTAGTCATGGAGGGTTACACAAACAAGATTCTCTAGTGTCACTGATTATTACTGGCACTAATTCAACCCCCAATCACTTACGTACTTTAGATATTAAGGATTGGCTTTTGTCGTTAATACAATAAAATTTATTTAAGTTTTATTCATAAACTTATTCCTATATTTCGAAGAATGTCGTCAAAAAATTATCATCTATATTTTATCTCTTCTTTAAAACAATTTTGTATGAGGGGTATGAATGAATTATTTTCAAATGCTTTCTTTATTAAGAGGTGGAAGAAGGAATCAAAATATTCTAGGAATGTTTGGAAGAAATAGAAACAATAATAGTTTGATTATTCATTCAAAACAATTTAAATTTAGCAAATTCAGAATTGGTAAAGAAGTAGTACCGGATAAAGAGAATTTTACACTAGATAACGCCGCAAAGATTGTAACATCAAAGTATACAGGCGGGCCGTCCAAATCGATAACGCCAGCCGTTCTTACGGAAACGAAAGAAGAAGCGCGTGATTTAATGCGTTCTGATGAAATCATTCAATCCCTTTTGGATCATATCGAAAGACAGGAACAATTTAACCGAGAATTGCTTGAAAGGTTGGATAGACAGCAAAAATACATTGAAGAACGCTTAAACGATCGCGATCAGCGTCTAATGAAAGCTATGCAAACGGAAAGAATAAAAACGGCTTAAATGTTGCAACTACTGTGTTTTTTAGTTCCTTTCTGAATTCCTACCAGGATAAATAATCGGTACGGTATTACGGCCAGCCATTCGGTACGCCTTTTTTAAAAAAGCCGGAACTGCTAAAGGGTCTTATTGCGGTAAATAGTTCGGAATTTGTTGTCTGCTAAAGCCTACGTCACTTTTGCTTGTCCATTATTCTAGTTTTTTGAAGAAAAATTTAATTAATTGAAAAAATGTATAAGTAGTTGATTTTTGGCCAGAACGGTAGTAAAGGAGAGTGAGGAACATGTTCGGACTGGGAAAGAGACGTTCGAAATTCGGTAAGTGGATAGACGAAAAGGTTTAAAGCAGGAGTGGATCGCAGAGAAAAGCGGGGTAAGCCGTTATCAGCCAGTTGGTCAACGACGATGAAAGAGAACCAACACTTAAGAATGATAAGAAGATAATAAAAGCGTTAAAGGAGATTGATCCTAACGTAAAACAGCATGACTTTTGGAGTATGTAAGATGAGTGTAACCGAATGCACTTGTCTTTTTTTGTTTTTAGTGGCAAAGTAAAACCCCCAGTCAAAGACTGAGGGTCGGGCCTACGCTAAGGTAGGCGAACAGGTTCTGCTTCTATGAGCAGTGGATTACCTGCATTTGCAGGTGAAGTAAAGATAGTTTATTCGTGTTATGTAAAAACTATACCCGAAAGAGGCAAATATAAACGAAGGGAGCAATTTTTCAATTACTCCCTCGCAAGAATCTAATCACGAATTAAAATATATCGTGCGGGTCCACAACTAGGTGGACGAAATAAATTTGTAACTTAAGTATACAAGTTGTGGCGTTTAACTGTCAAGGCCTGTCCGGCCTAATTGAACCCTGTAGGATTATTTTTTTCCAGTTGTAACCCAGTTTATACAGGTTAATATTTTCTGCAGCACTTTAGGCTCCACGTTACCAAGTTTTCTGTCTATACGAATTTTGCTAACGCTGCGGATTTCTTCACACTTAACAGCAGAATCGTAGTTTAAGAACGGATAATGCTTTTTGAAAAGAAAATAATGGCTGTTATATCGCGGCATTTTTTGCTTCTTACGATTCAGATAGTACTTTAATTGCTTAGATAGTGGTACGATAGCTACGTTATCGGCTGTATTGTTAATGGTATCGTTAGAAACAACAAGGACAGGACGTAGTCCTCCTTCATCTGTGTTCATTTCTGAACCGATATTCTCTCCTAGTTTACACAGGTAGATAGCGCCTTGCTTAAGTTTACGTGCTTTTTGTTTGGCTTCATCATCAATCCAGCCTTTTGCTAATTCGTCTTTCTCCTTTGACCATGCGCGAAGCGCCATTTCTTTCTCAAACTTACGGATTCGCTTGCGTTCAAACTTTATAGCGTCTGATTCTGGCATGTGTTTTCCCCCTCTCTCTGTAACTCTATGATTGTACCACGCTTCTGCAATTTTAGTCCTAGAAAATAACCGAATGTGAAAAACGACGTAAAAATCCGTTATATCAATGTTTTTCTGGGTAATTAGTAAATTTTATTACTTTTAAATGTATCGTTTTGTATAAAAATGTTACATAGGAGGAGGAAAAATGAGTGGCTACAAAAGTATGACTGTTCAGCCGATCAGAAGTAGGGAGAAAGTGGAAGAAATAAAGCAGATTTTAAAAGATCAGTCTAAACGAGACTATTTTCTTTTTGTCATGGGAATTAACTGCGGGTTGCGTATTAGTGATATGCTGCAGTTAAAGGTCAAGGATGTTCGTGGGAAAGAATATATCGGATTAAGGAAGGCAAAACAGATAAATATAAACGCTACCTTACAAAACGAAATTGCTCTATATACGGCAGATATGGAGGACGACGACTATCTTTTTCCTTCTAGGAAGGGGGGGCAAACCTATTACCAGGGTACTTCTAACTTGCTGCTCCTTTCCAACGGTTGTCGGCATAGTTTTTTCACATAGTTATACCATTGAAAAATATTAACCCGATCGCAAGCATGTTAACCATTAATGAGCTTCCTCCGTAGCTGATAAACGGTAGCGGTATTCCGGTAATCGGCAAAAGTCCGATTGTCATCCCAATGTTTTGGAAGACGTGAAACATAATCATGCTTATAACTCCTAGACACATATGTGTAAAAGTTGTTTTTCATTTCCATTCCGATTTTCGTTAAGGATAATTTTAATTATTTTTGGTCATTCCACCAATGAATTAGAGAGTTATTTCAGACATATCAGGAAATTTATTCTTTGTTTCTCCATTATAAAAAGGTAGGGGGCAATCCCTGCCTTAAAAACACGGAAGTTGAATTAAAGGTCTACAACACCTCTTTGTCGAAAAATAAAATGCAATACAACGGACGGAGAGGAATATCATGACTGATTCACGTCACAACGATATACAAACGATGTTTCAATCGATGAAGAAGATCAAAGATAAACGAATGTATGAGGTCTAGACCCCTTTTTCTTTTTAGAGATTTTATGTTTACCTCAACACTCGTCTATTCTTTTTTCTCCTTTGTGCATATTTTGTACAAGAGATAATATTATCTTCCCGTAGCCAGGTCCATGATAGTTACCTCTCAGAAGGGGCTGACTCATACATCGCTTAAAAGCGATGTTTTGAGTCAGCCCCTTTAGAAACTTATATATAAATGTAACTATATATAAAGACACAAATTATGTCTTATTTATATTTATCTTTCGTTTTTTGGTTAAAGCAGGCATAAGCAAACAGATGAAAGTTTGTTTGCATGGTATGAGGAAGTGTAGATAGTTGAAAGGGGTTTTTCTTACAGGAGATTTGAGTTTAAGTCTAGGACAGTTTCTAAGTGTCCCAGACTTATTTTTCATTCTTATGGTCCTTATATTTCGTAATTATGCTAATGAACAGATTGGGAATTTACACCTATTTCTATTATTGGAATAAACTTTAAAAATAAAATAACGCCTAGTTTAGGCGTTATTTTTTCTTCTTCTTTTTAAGTGGAAGTCCATATTTGTTTGCGTTATCAATCATTTTCTTAGCCAATGCGGCAGCCTCTTGTTTCTTCATCTGTTTTTCTCCTTTCAGGTTGATCCAGTTTTCTTTTTATCCATCTTCACCAGGAATGGAAAAAATATACATTCTCCCCGATCCTTCCCCATATACATGTAGTAAACCAGGGACAAAAAGACAGTGTCCTAAAGCTAATGAGGGAAACGATGAAAAAAGAGAAGGAGAGACGTACCCGATCAGATAAAAAACGAGATGTGAAACCGACAATCACCATTCAACTTAAAGAATGCATTTACAGGATATCTTATATAACAAATACGCCGGTTAAAGATGTGGCCGAGACCATTTGTGAGGCCGGGCTTGTTTCAAGGAAAGTGATGGATTATTTATCGCAGCATTTCCGAAGACCTGTCCGATTGAAGAATACTTTATACATGGGAGACCTGGACCGCCCTTCTTT from Bacillus methanolicus MGA3 includes the following:
- a CDS encoding MGDG synthase family glycosyltransferase; this encodes MNKKVIILSECIGNGHTKAAEALMQGISHLAPSIHTQILEAGQVLHPITTKLLVGSYLKMNSLSPSLWRKMYHYKHNVPLSNWKKFIIYLMFHRQIEDLLEQEKPNLIICTHPFTTSSISRLKRLGYPFTLCTVLTDFHVHGAWVHSEVDVYLVSSEDAYNQLINMGVPKNHIAVTGMPIRSNFWIKKNKQEMRKKLRLKNIPSVMVMGGGLGLGGIKELSHALLKWKENIQIIICTGNNETLRRTLSRNEKFHHPHVRILGFVDLIDEWMEATDLLITKAGGLTCFEAMSKGLPMYIYQPFPGHEEKNCEFLVNNHLAIKIDDITNLDKVIEKLLFSPEEMKSLYDRMRKFQLKIDPLASAEFIVNQFL
- a CDS encoding alkaline phosphatase family protein yields the protein MISTHSQEKRIIMLIIDTLMDSSLQAAIKSGKAPALQFFIENGRYFSNLVSPFPTMSVNVDSTLLTGVSCDKHKVPGLVWYNQKEKRIVNYGSHVRELIKLGLKQFMEDIFYNINHEHLSKQHKTIHEILKDKGIQTASINALLYRGSNPSELKIPFLLSLFTGLNRKVKSYSPDLFSYGAMHRLNPLKKNSLFWQKYGFNDKFSANELKYLISQNKLPAFTIAYFPDLDQSIHKNGRTDIKGIQKVDKELQKVLNQYQSWDDALANNIWIILGDNGQAWIDKNRNKALIDLRKLLSPYQIVKLNKGITPQDEIVLSVNERMSFIYSLDTQKVPLDDIARILQTDNRIDVIALKREKTITVTSGIHGGYFHFHPEGDFVDEYGQSWYIEGNNEILDLEIMNKRIKYGDYPDALARLYAPFFSHEGKYIIVSAKPGHEFIGEGSPTHVGGASHGGLHKQDSLVSLIITGTNSTPNHLRTLDIKDWLLSLIQ
- a CDS encoding type II toxin-antitoxin system PemK/MazF family toxin → MPESDAIKFERKRIRKFEKEMALRAWSKEKDELAKGWIDDEAKQKARKLKQGAIYLCKLGENIGSEMNTDEGGLRPVLVVSNDTINNTADNVAIVPLSKQLKYYLNRKKQKMPRYNSHYFLFKKHYPFLNYDSAVKCEEIRSVSKIRIDRKLGNVEPKVLQKILTCINWVTTGKK
- a CDS encoding tyrosine-type recombinase/integrase, whose amino-acid sequence is MSGYKSMTVQPIRSREKVEEIKQILKDQSKRDYFLFVMGINCGLRISDMLQLKVKDVRGKEYIGLRKAKQININATLQNEIALYTADMEDDDYLFPSRKGGQTYYQGTSNLLLLSNGCRHSFFT